Below is a window of Hydrogenimonas sp. DNA.
GAAAGCGCACTTCGAAAGAGTTGGCCATGCTCATAATATCACCATAGCATAATAAATTGTTTGGTAAAAAAGTTTTCAAGTCTACGATAGAGCTTTTCAGAATACCGTCATCGTGTTGAAGTCTATTCCAGGTTTCGCTGACAACGTGCTTATAAGGGTAGTAGCTTTTTAAAAGTTTTTTCAGCTCTTCATCCGAAAAGTAACTTATCCAATCTTCATACATTTTTTCCTCCGGTTTGGAAAGGGAGGTTATAAATGTCTTGAGTCGTCTCAAATTATGGTTCCCAGATGAGTTTTCAGGAATAAAGTCTGTAAATTTTGAAGCAAGAGCAAATAGCGGCTTGGGAACAAAATTTAATTTTTTCGCCAGATGAATTGCCTGGTATCTTGGATAACCGCCGAAAATTTCATCTCCCCCATCACCTGCTAAAGCGACCGTAGCATACTTTTTTGTCTCCTTGGTCAACTCATAAATAAGCAGGGCTGTCGGGTTGCCGAAAGGTTCGTCAAATTGGTCAACCATTTTTGGTAACAGGTCTGCCGCATTCGGATTAATTATGATTTCGGTATGATGGGTATTAAAAAACTCAGCCATTATTTTGGCGTCATCAGTTTCATCATACATGCTGGCCCCGTTGAATCCCAATGTGAAAGTATTGATCTTCTTGTTTGAATTTTTGTGCATGTAATAAAGAATCAGGCTGCTGTCTATACCTCCGCTCAAAAATGATCCAAGCTCAACATCTGCAATCATCCTTAATTTTACAGACTCATCAAGTAAATTATCCAGATTGTAAAGAATATCGTTTTCAGACATCTCGGCATTGTCTCCGACATAATCTTCTATGTCCCAATATTTTTTTATGCTTATCTCACCTTTTTCGTACAGTAAGAGATGTGCAGGCGGTAATTTGAAAATGTTATCGTAGATTGTATTTGGATAAGGAATATATAAATAGTGCAGATACTGACTTATAGCTGCTGTGTTGATGGCTGGCTTACTTTGTAAAGCTTCTAAAACCATCTTAATTTCAGATGCAAAAATGAACTTATCTGCTTCTTTATAATATACAAACGGTTTTATTCCTAGTCTGTCTCTTGCACAGAAGAGCCTATCTTCCTGCTTATCATAAATAGCAAAAGCGAACATTCCCCGCAAATCATACAAAGCCCTTTCACCATTTTCAATATAATGGTACAAAATAACTTCTGTATCCGACTCAGTCCTAAACCGGTATTTTTTTTTCAATCTGTTCCGTAAATCATGATGATTGTAGATCTCTCCGTTAAAAACAATAGTATACCGTCCGCACACCGAGGTAAACGGTTGATTGGAATCAGGGTTGTGATCTACAACTGAAAGACGATTATGCCCAAACGTGAATTTTCCTATTTCGGCTATTGACGTATTGTCAGGACCCCGATGATTTGCTATTGTAAAAATTTTTTGATTTATAGATTTGAAGTTGAACCCGATTATTCCACACATTTTTTTCTCTTCATTTCAATATATTTAACATCAATCAAAAAATAGAACCATAATCCATGCAGAAGATGAAATATAAAACCCTCTTTCCTGTCCAAAAAACCCAGTCTAAAAAAATATCTATGCGTAAAATAGATAAAAGGTCGAAACAAAGGGGGCATTAGTGGGTTCCATACATACTCGCGTAACAAGCGTTTTCTCTTCGCTTGATTGCCAAACAGTTTCTCAAAACCGTCTTTTTCCTTTCTCTTTTGATGTTTATCATGCTTCAGTAGTTCAAGTGCCGCGTAGGTGGTATAATTATTGAGGTTACAAAGATCTCTGTCTATGACAATCTTATCTGAAAATATCCTATTTTTATATTTATAAATCAGCAGATAGAAAAAATTACCGTTTGGAATATATTTGATAAATTTCATATATCCTATTGGCAGAGATTTATATTTGTTTTTTAATAAAGAGAGCATTGTATGCCTTTTGCGGATGGTATCTTTTGAAATATAGAATTTTTGCAAGAACTAAAAGTCTAGTATTATCATAATAGTTTCATTGCCTTGGAAAATTTTTGTACAGTAAAAATAGGTGCTATTATAGCACTGTAATAATTAAAACAATTATAGTCAAATTGTATTTTTCTAACGCATAACCGATTCGATAAGTTTTTCTATATTGTTATTGACTTTACTGGTGCTCTTTTTTTGTGATGCACTTTTTGAGTTTTTTAGATATTTTCTTATTGTTTCAGCAATATCTTCAAATGATCCGGGATCGAATGTGTCTGTGGGTTCAATAACTTCAAAAGTAAAGGGGAGATCGGATGCGATAATATCTAGCCCAAGCAATGAAGCCTCTACCAGAGGTAGCCCAAAGGATTCGCTTGTTGATGGGAAAATTAGACACCTGCTTTTTTTATAAATTTTACAAACTTCGTGCTTTGAAACAACACCGAAATTTTCGATCTTTACATTCCCGATTTCATTGATTTTTTCTATTTTTTCGATCAAGTCAGACCTGTTTTTTTCTATAGTCAAAGCTATACTTAACGCTAAGCCATCCAGTGCCAGTAGTTCCAGTGCTTTTAAAAGATTGAGATGATTTTTATGTGGATGCGCAATTGAAATATAGCAGAAGTCAAAATTCTTTTCCATTTGTGACCTTGGCTTGGGACATACTCTAAAAAATGGCATTACTTTTACATTCTTATACCCATACTTAGTGATAAATTGTTTTTGAACCGTTTTATTTTGGCATGCAACAAAACTTACGTTCTTTATAAATAGTTTTATATATATTTGCCTAATAATATCTTTGAACTTATTTATAATGTTATTATTTGGCAGTGAACACACTTCTTTGAAAGATAATAGAAGATATCTGTTATGAAAAAAAACAGCAGAGTTTTTAGTTTTTCTATAAGGAGGAAGGTTTCCAAAATATAATGCATTTGAAAGTGGTTTGCCGTGCAGTTTGATAACATCAACAATTCTATTTACCTGAATAATTTTTATATTTGAAGTTTGTATCTCATTGCAGATTGCATTATTTGCAAAAAGAGTAACTTGCACTTCGGGGTACTCTTTTTGTACATACTCGACCAAATAAAGCAATAGCTCCTTTCCTCCACCGGTCTTAATTGTGGGAGCAATAATATTTAACTGCCTCATTTATGCTATTTACCTTTGTTTTAAATGAATTTTATCTTTTTTTTCAATGGCTTGACTGCCCATTCATAAAGAGCGATGCTCCCAAGAAGTTTGATAGTTGAAATAATGATAAAGTTTTTTTCTATGCCAAAAAAGCTGTTGAATGAATCCGTAACAGGAACAAATATTTGATGGAATATGAAAATATATAAAGATATTCCTCCAAGATATTCCAAAATTGTATTGGAATGAATTTTTCTTGACAAGAAGATGATCAATAATGTACCAAGAAGTCCGTTTAATAGCATTAGTGGAATGCTCTTTCCAAAGTAGTTGGCACCTATGTCTACCGTTTGATGAATAGTGTAAAAAGAGATGGAAAAAATGCCTATAACAAATATGGAATAGTAAACCAGACTCTGCCATTTTTCAATATAAAAATCCTTTTTCCGATATAAGTATCCTGCCAAAAAAAAGAAAAGTGCCACAGGTACAGTTGTGACTGAATATATGGAGTTTCCCTTTCTATCTGTAAAATATATTAAAAGAATCAGAAAAAAAAGAATGGCAATATGAGTAAGTTTAGTTTTTGGGGTTTTCAGGAGAATGATATAGGCGGCGATGCTCGTTAAAAAGAGCGACGGTAAAAACCACAAGTCGGTATTTGCCAAATTCTTTTCCCGTCCATTCAGCAAACCGGACAAATAGTGAATGGTTATATCCGGGCTTAAATCGCCTTTATACCAGTGAAGTAAAAGAATAAGGATTGTCATGAAAAAACCATAGATATAGAATGGAATCATCAATGTTTTGAACTTATGTTTGAAAAACTGTGTAAATATAGGTTGGGTTTTGTTGAAAAGATAACCGGATATAAAGAAAAAAAGTGGAATATGAAAATAATAAAAGAAATGATAGAGAAACTCCGGAGGATAGGAGTGTCCTATAACAATTAGGAGAATACCTATTCCTTTCGCTATGTTTATCCAGCTAATCAAGAACTAACTCTCCGGATGATAATGCTGTTTAAGATAGCGTTTGTAGAAAACTTTGTCTGCACCATTGAGTATTTTTTGAAACTCTTTGTCTGATGCAGCTTGAACAAGTGATCTGTTTATCAAACCTTCTCGAAAATGCTCAAAATAGTTTCCCGGGAGGCATGTATATTGTTTGGAGTAGCCCAGGTCTTTGGCACATTCAACAGCAGTATCATTGAATCTTCCTCTAGGATAGCATAGGGTATCAACTTCGCAATTCAGCATATCTCCAAGTATCTCTTTGGAGCGTTTCAACTCATCATATATTTGATCTTTCGTCAATATTTCCAGATCAGAGTGGGTGTGGGTATGAGATCCTATAGAAAGCAGACCGGTGTCGTACATATTTTTTAACTCATAATCGGTTAAATATCCATTTTTACCTATAAAGCTTGTTACGGTAAACAGTTTTACCGGAATATTACGGTCAATAAAGATCGAGAAGTTCTCATATAGACCTCTAAAGCCGTCATCGAAGGTAATTTCCAACTGCAGATCATTTTTATCGATACTTTTAACAATATCGTAGTCGTTCATCGCAATGATATCAAGATGCTTTTTGAAAAGATCTACAGGGGTGGACATGGGCGTAAAGGAGTCTTTATCATGTAGGTCATGGTAATAGATAACTTTACTGCTTCTATTTTCATACAGAAAGTTTCCAATATGCAAATAGCCGTTTTTAATAAACTGTTTTATTCCCATCTCAATCTTTTCTTTCCAAAATTTGTTTACATCTACCTATTGCCTTGCTTAAAGATGCTTTGTAAAGATCGTAGTTCCAGTACTCCTGCATTAGCTTGGATGCATTTTTGCTCATTTTTTCATATAGATTTTTATCATCGTAAATCAGTTTCATTTTATTTGCCAAATCATCTTTTGGCTCAAAAGAGAAAATATAGCCCGTATCTCTTTTGTCTATCAGGTCGAATATAGCCCCTACCTCTTCTGATGCTATAACCGGGAGGCCGGCCGCCAATGCTTCATTTACTACCAGCCCCCACTGCTCCCTTTCCGAAGGGAGAACAAGTACGTTGGAAGAGTGATACTCGTTTACCAGGTCTTTACCAAACTTTGGACCGGTAAATATTATGTTTGAATGATTGTCATATTTTTTTTTCAGTCCAGTCAAAAGCTTGCCACCTCCAACTATTTTCAGCACTGCATTCTCGTTGTTTGCAAAGTTGGATAAAAAGCTCTCAATCAATAAATCTATCTGTTTCAGAGGAATAATCCGTCCTACGAAAAGAAAAGTGAATGGCTTATTTTTGTGCGTGCCGTTGAAAAAGAATTTTTTGTTGTTTACCATCATCGGCATTAGAAAGATATTATCCTCTTTCATTCCGTAACGCCTGAAAAGCTCTTTATGGGTGAAATTCCCTCCGGGAAAACCAAGCACATTCCTGTTTGAAAATATAGGAGTTAGGTACAACTTTTTGATTAGACCTTTTATGCCGGACCTCTTTCTGAATCGAGTATCTGAATCGATCGCCAGTACTTTTCTGTTTCGGCTTAATAAATTCAAAATAAAAAGAAGCATAAACTGCCATTTGTCGTAACCATTGAAAATAATCAGGTCATAATTTTTATGTACATTCAATAAAAAGCGGATTTGCCGTGGCAAGCTTTTTTCAGTCAATGCTTCTATCTCTTTTCCGCCATCCGCAATTGCATGGGATGAATTATTCAAAAATATATAATCTATACTCATTTTTTCATGAATATTCGATATCAGATCACGTGTATAAGAGCTAGGCTCTACAAAAAAAGTAAAAACTTTCATCAGGCTATCGCTTTATCAATTTATTTATGAGTATCTTGTTTTTTTTGTAGAAGTTCATTATAGATTTTTTTGCAAAAAATTTAGATAAGTAAGAAAGAAAATCAAAATTATATTTTGAAAAGAAAAAAGTGTATTGTTGTTTTATTATAGGTAAAAAGTTTTTAATTTTATAATCGTATAATCCACGACCAAAGTCAAATATGATTTGCTTATCACTAGACTCTATAATAGTCTTCATAAATGTGATATAGGAAAATATATTGATGTATTGAAAGTTTTTATAAATATCTATCCAGAATATATAACGCTCTTTTGGGGATTTCAATACAAAGTTCATAGCCACACTTTCACCTCTGCTATTTTGAATAGTTTGAATTATCAAATTATCTTTTTCATACAATACATAAATTATTTCTAAAAGAGTGCTATCTAAAAAAGTCTCTTCTCTAAGACCGTTTTTTGTCATTTCATTTGAAATAGACTTAATATCATCTAGAGGAAAAGTATCTGTATTTGCAGTCAATATGGAAGATGTATAGCCAGAGTATTTTTTGTATATACGCTTTAATTCACTTTTTCGTTTTGATTTTAAATGGCTAAAGCTGTTGAAAAAATTATCTTTTACAGGTGTAATTTCAAGATAAGAGTAACCGTTCGATTGAAAAAATATTTTTTTATTGTCAAAAGGTAACTGTAAATAATTTATTAGTGCGTCATCCTGATTGATGTTTTTTAACTCTATGCTCTTGCAACTGCAATTATTGAATAAATTAAAAAAAATTTTTGATATGTCATACATATCGGCAATATCTAAATCAGTAGATAAAATCTTACTAAAATCGGTGTGAATATCTGCAATGAATCTCAAAATATTTTTTTCATCTATTATTAATGGGAAAATGGCGATTGGATTTTCGATATTTTTTTTAAAAAAAACAATTATGAATAACTGATCCTCCCGATGTCCCTTTAACCACCATTCATAATTCCATTCAAACGTCTGGAATACAGTACAGCAACCACATGATTCATAAAGTCGTTCCCATATCTGTTTTGAGCTCTTAAAATCATTTTCATTTTGTATAATGTGATATTTCATAAACTTCCTGACCTTATTATGTACTCACTGTTTTTTGCTTATATATATACATCATATATAAACTGATTGATATCCAAAAAACAAACCCTTCAAACCCGCTAATTCCAAATAAAATTGACTCGAACATCCCTGCAATGAAAGTATACAGAACCATAAAAAGTACTATTTTATTGTACGGTTTTGAAAATAAAATACGTAGTAAATAGTACGTGAGCAGTAGCATGACCCACGATGCCAAAGGTATTCCCAGTTGAATAAAAAGTCCCATAAATGAGTTATGCGGATTTGGTACCAATATATATTTTAATTGCACTGGAATAACTTTTGCTGAGATAAATGCATATTTGTCCAGTCCGAAACCTGTAAATGGTGAAAGCATTAAAGTTTTATATCCGTAAAGATTTGTCATTTCTCTACTTGTCAAACCGCCACCAGTCTCAATCACTCTGTCAAGACCTGTCATAAAGCCATACTTGGCAGCGATTACATTTATAATTAGAGCAAAAATCGCCAAAAAAGAGATCAATAGAATATTTTTTAAACTGAAGTTACGTAAAATCAGCGCAAGTCCGACTCCAAGCAAAGCCCCTCTGGAACCGCTTATAAAAACCATAATCATCAAAAAAAACATCAGGAGAAGTTTTTTAATGCTAAAGTCTTCAGATAAAATCATAATGCCCAATGCCAAAGCGGACAAATAGCCAACCGTGTTGGGATTCCCCAAAATTCCTCCATATCTGCCGCCAAAATCATGATGCACAAAGATTCCTATAACAAGAGAAATCAGAGCGATTAAAACTATAAATTTAGGGAATTTCTCTAAATAATAGTCATAATAGTAATATATAGAAATTGCTATCGTTGAAAAGAACACTCCTTTCAAAATAACATATGCCAGTCCATTATAGGTATGATCGAAGAGGATCATATAGGCTAAGTAGGTTAACCAGATCAAAGCTAAAAGACGAAAAGCAGGGTGTAGAAAAATTTTAGGATTGGTGATTAGCTGAAGAAAAACAAAAAATGCACTGAAAAAGAAAAAACCATAAAAAAGATTTTTTACCACCCCAAACGGTACGAATGGGGCACGAATCTGTACTAGAATAGCCAAGAAGAAAAAAACAAAGAGTGCATATTTTCTGAAATAGTTCACAATGGTTAAACTCTCTTTATTTCATTTACAAAGGTGGATATGAATGAATCGATATCCAACTTGTATGAAATAGTTGGGACCGAATTTTTTTCAAAAAAATTGTGAATAAGTTTAGACATCTGAATAGTATCGCTTTTATCAATTAAAAATGTATCTCGATCGCCATTTTTTATAAGTTCTTCTATTCCCTGTCCTTTCACTGCGATAACAGGAATTCCCACCTGCAAAGCTTCCGTATAGACGCATCCGAGCGCTTCATAGTACGAAGGTAGCACAAATAGATCCAGAGAGTTATAGAAATCGTTCAGCTCTGTATGATCTATTTCGTTTTGAAATTGTACAAAATTGTTCAATGATTTTTGCTGAACGTAACTTTTACACTCTTCGAGTGTCGGGCCGCTGCCGACGAATATAACCTTGATATTCTCGATGCCTTTTTCGTTTACAAGGATATTCAGTGCTTTAAGCAGTGTTATCTGGTCTTTTATTTTCCAAAAATTTCCTATGCAGCCTATGGTAAACCTATAATCTTTTTCCACCTCTTTTTTAAAAAACTTTTTGGTATTTACGCCGTTGTAAAGGACGTAGGTATTTGAATTGGAAAAACCTTCAATCTTTTGAAGCTCGTCGAGCACCTTTTGGCTTACACCGATATTCAGGTCTGTACCGTTGACACTTTTTAAAAATCTGTTTTTTATGAAAGAGTTGTTCCACTCTCTCGCTTTCCCTTTAAGCAGTCTGCCGTTACTCAACTGCATAACATCGAGGCCGTGATGCTGGATGAAGTTTTTTATTCGGTGCTTCCTGCCGAAATCAGCCCCTATAGCACCCGCAGGATACGCCACATGTGAATGTATAAAGGCTATCTGTTTGGGAAGAAGACCGACTCTCTCTTTTAAAAATCTTTCAAATCGCATAAGATTTATTTTGTGAAATAGTCCGGGCAAAATGGATGATGGAATATCCAGAACCTTGAAGTTGTAAACTTTTACTCCCTGATATTCGTAGACCGCTTCTTCATTAGAAAAGGCGGATACGACTTTTACAACTACGACTTCAAAGTCGCTATTTCTCTCTATAGCCTTTACCTGGTCGTATATGTATGGACCGCGGAAGCTCTCTTTGGTGGGGAAAAAGGGGGTGATTTCCAGATAAACTCTTCTCATAACATTACCCGCCTGCCTTTACAAGTCTGTACACCTCGATAAGCTTTTTATAAAAAATAGCAAAAAAAATAGCATAAAAGAGTATCGGGTAGAGTAAATACTCCCATATAGCAAAAGTGTTGGTGTGGTATTTAAAGACTATAAAAAGAGATACCAAAAACATACCCATAAGTATATATGAATATCTGTCCCAGGGCCATATGGCGAACCGTTTGTAAATATAGTAAACCTCTGTCTGATTGATCATAAACATCGATGCAAAACGTATAAACACTGCGGCCAGCACTCCATAAAGCGGTAAAAAAATCAAAGAAGATATCAGAGTAAAGAGAAGTTGATATATCTGAATCTTGAGCTCCTCTTTTTCCAGCCCTCCCATCATCATTATCATTCCGGAGCTACCAACCATCAAGGAGTAGTAGTTTGCAAGAAAGAGTATCATCAGTTCGAAAGTGTAGTTGCTGAACTCATGCCCATACAATCCCAATATATCTTTTGAAAAGAGTACAACGGCAAGGATGAACGGAATGGTCATGATATTTAGAACGAAAGTGGACTCTTTGTATAGTAGAGATAGCTGATCGAACTCCTCTTTGGAGACAAGAGTGGAGATGATAGGTGCAAAAACTTTGTTTATATTAGATTGCAGAAAATTGGTGAGTCCCGCTATCGTCATTAAAATTGCAAAGATTCCTATCAGTTTTGCCGGCAGCAGAATGCTCATTATGAATGTCATCGTATAGCCGCCGACAAAGCCCACAAGAGAGTTGGAATAAATTGTCTTTGCGAAAGAGAGTATAGACTCTTTTTCGCTTAACGGTTTTTTAATACTGGAGGGGTCGAAGAGTTTCAATTTGTCTGATTTGAAACGAGCGGTCAAGAGAACGATAGAGACAATTTGTGCGACAATCTCAATCCATAAAAAGTAGATAATCTCATCGCTGTAGCTGAATACGGCGAAAGTAAGCAGGGCCCGTATTGTTACAAGATAAAGTGTTCCATAGAGAATGATCTCTTTGATCTTCAAAAAAGAGCGGTAGACCGATGTGATATACATAGAGTAGAGCGTAAGCGGAATATAGAGTGAAGATATGGCGATAATCGTGTCGAGATTCTCTTTATGGAAAATATATTTCGCAATCAAACTGTTTGCGGTAATCATGCTTATAACAGCTACAAGGCTTACTGAAAGAAGAAAGAGTAGAGACTTTGTACAGAGTATGGTAGCCGCTTCTTTATCATCCCTGTTTATATATTTCGGCAGAAATTTTATGATGACAGTAGGTAGGGAAAAAGCTATCAGAGTAGCAATGGCACCCTGAAATCCCTGTCCGATAGTGTATAGACCGAAGTCGGTTGCACCGACTTTGTTGACAAGAAACATTTTGACAAAAAAACCGATTGCAAAACCGTATACCGTTCCAAGAAGGCTCCAGTTGGTTTGCGTAAAGAGGGTTTTAATCATTTATATTATTTCTTAAAAAGAGTAACCGAAAAGCTCTATATCTTTTTTGTACACTTCGGCAACCTTTTCAGCCATTTCTGGAGTATAGACCTCCCTGTAGTCATTCTCTTTTTTGTCTTTCGTTTTGTTGAGATGCTTCAGATGCTCTCCTGTGCCTATTTTTTCTCTTATTTTTTCGTAGTCTTCGTTGAGATTTTCGAAACGGCCGACAAAATCAACCATAAGTTCAAATTCCGGAGAATATATAAATTGATATTGGGGAATGAAGTGGAAATACGTTTGTACATTTTCCGCATTTACCCACTCCATGACAAAACTTTCAAAAGTATCGTAATTAATCAAAGTTGTTTCATTGAAGATGACATCAGGCTCGCTGATTCCACCCTTTTTCAAAAACTTATATGCGGAATATAATCTGTCCCAGGGGTTTCTTACAAAAGAGAATTTAAAATATCTGTTATAAGCCTTTTCGCCGTATACAAAAATGAAATGAGTGTAGGGCCTATGACCTATACCGTTGGCTCTTTCGCCGTATAGGCTTTTTATTGTGGAGATTCCCGCGGCTTTTGGAATATGGATAAATATACTCTGTGTTTCGTCGAATCTTTTATAAGTATTGTCTGGCGTGTTTCTCAATTTTTGATATTTCTTGTATTCTACCATGCGGTGGTATTTGTTCCTGATGTTTTCCGGAACAACAGCCCTGACTATCGGTTTTTTCATAGTTCCTGCCTTTCAAATATTTTGAAAACCCATATTGTCTACACCGCTATTCGGAAACCTTGTAGAATGAGTACTTTACTTTTCGTTGTATAATTCTTCCATTGCGGCTTCCCAGTCTTTTATAACAGTGTCCCAGTCAAAACGTTTTGCCAATTGTATAGCATTTTTCGAAACTTCTCGTAGTTTTTCAGGTTCATCCGACAATTTTTTAATTATCTCTTCCATCTCATTTAATGTGTGTACGACAAAACCGTCTTTGTTGTGTGTAATCCATTCATCAGCTCCATAATCGCTATAGACAAGAGATGGCACGCCTGCAGCCGCGGTTTCAAGTGTGACTTTCGGAAAACCTTCGGAACGAGAGGGAAAAATATGTAAATCAATAATTTTCAAAAGATTTTTCAATTCATTATGTGTTAGGGTCCCGTGGTAAATAATATTGTCTAAATTTCTTTTTTTTATTTCATCAGGTATGTTGATTTTTCCATTGCCGGAGCCAACAATATGGAAAGTAATTGAAGGGATCTGCTTGGCTAAATCCAAATACTCATATATACCTTTACGTATCAGGTCATTTCCGATAATTATGACATTTCCCAGATGATCGGTTTTTTTTGACTCATTTAAAAAAGTAGTTATGTCGGTACCAAGATAAAGAGTTTTTGGGTCTGTTTTTATTCCCGTAAGTTTTTCATTTTTTCTGCGCATAAAACCGGTGATTGAGAAAAGCCTATCGAAAGAATCGTAATATGTTTTCATATTATCCAAAGAGCCGAAATGGTTTGTGATATTTTTTAAGTTTGATTCATCATAGGTTATTTCGATTGTTGAAAAAGTTTTTTTCTTTAAGAGCTTTGTTAGAAAGGTAGTGTATTTAGGAAGTTCTCCTTTCGGTAAATAAACAATATCTGCCCAGAAAATTCCCATTGTATATGCCAAATATCTTGAAAGCTTGAAGGGATAAAAGGCAGTAAAAACTTTGATATGTTTTGTGAATGGTTCATCTGGTAATGTACCGGAGTATAATTTCAAGGCTGCAACGTCAAAACGATTTGGGTCCAAATACTTTGCCAAAGCT
It encodes the following:
- a CDS encoding glycosyltransferase, with protein sequence MKVFTFFVEPSSYTRDLISNIHEKMSIDYIFLNNSSHAIADGGKEIEALTEKSLPRQIRFLLNVHKNYDLIIFNGYDKWQFMLLFILNLLSRNRKVLAIDSDTRFRKRSGIKGLIKKLYLTPIFSNRNVLGFPGGNFTHKELFRRYGMKEDNIFLMPMMVNNKKFFFNGTHKNKPFTFLFVGRIIPLKQIDLLIESFLSNFANNENAVLKIVGGGKLLTGLKKKYDNHSNIIFTGPKFGKDLVNEYHSSNVLVLPSEREQWGLVVNEALAAGLPVIASEEVGAIFDLIDKRDTGYIFSFEPKDDLANKMKLIYDDKNLYEKMSKNASKLMQEYWNYDLYKASLSKAIGRCKQILERKD
- a CDS encoding glycosyltransferase, giving the protein MISWINIAKGIGILLIVIGHSYPPEFLYHFFYYFHIPLFFFISGYLFNKTQPIFTQFFKHKFKTLMIPFYIYGFFMTILILLLHWYKGDLSPDITIHYLSGLLNGREKNLANTDLWFLPSLFLTSIAAYIILLKTPKTKLTHIAILFFLILLIYFTDRKGNSIYSVTTVPVALFFFLAGYLYRKKDFYIEKWQSLVYYSIFVIGIFSISFYTIHQTVDIGANYFGKSIPLMLLNGLLGTLLIIFLSRKIHSNTILEYLGGISLYIFIFHQIFVPVTDSFNSFFGIEKNFIIISTIKLLGSIALYEWAVKPLKKKIKFI
- a CDS encoding membrane protein, whose amino-acid sequence is MIKTLFTQTNWSLLGTVYGFAIGFFVKMFLVNKVGATDFGLYTIGQGFQGAIATLIAFSLPTVIIKFLPKYINRDDKEAATILCTKSLLFLLSVSLVAVISMITANSLIAKYIFHKENLDTIIAISSLYIPLTLYSMYITSVYRSFLKIKEIILYGTLYLVTIRALLTFAVFSYSDEIIYFLWIEIVAQIVSIVLLTARFKSDKLKLFDPSSIKKPLSEKESILSFAKTIYSNSLVGFVGGYTMTFIMSILLPAKLIGIFAILMTIAGLTNFLQSNINKVFAPIISTLVSKEEFDQLSLLYKESTFVLNIMTIPFILAVVLFSKDILGLYGHEFSNYTFELMILFLANYYSLMVGSSGMIMMMGGLEKEELKIQIYQLLFTLISSLIFLPLYGVLAAVFIRFASMFMINQTEVYYIYKRFAIWPWDRYSYILMGMFLVSLFIVFKYHTNTFAIWEYLLYPILFYAIFFAIFYKKLIEVYRLVKAGG
- a CDS encoding asparagine synthetase [glutamine-hydrolyzing] — its product is MYHYIENGERALYDLRGMFAFAIYDKQEDRLFCARDRLGIKPFVYYKEADKFIFASEIKMVLEALQSKPAINTAAISQYLHYLYIPYPNTIYDNIFKLPPAHLLLYEKGEISIKKYWDIEDYVGDNAEMSENDILYNLDNLLDESVKLRMIADVELGSFLSGGIDSSLILYYMHKNSNKKINTFTLGFNGASMYDETDDAKIMAEFFNTHHTEIIINPNAADLLPKMVDQFDEPFGNPTALLIYELTKETKKYATVALAGDGGDEIFGGYPRYQAIHLAKKLNFVPKPLFALASKFTDFIPENSSGNHNLRRLKTFITSLSKPEEKMYEDWISYFSDEELKKLLKSYYPYKHVVSETWNRLQHDDGILKSSIVDLKTFLPNNLLCYGDIMSMANSFEVRFPLIDHKVIEFMTSIDTKYRIKDGKTKYLIKKLLTGKVPERIINKPKIGLNPPMGIWLKKDLKEFIGNYLSKESVEQRGLFNYSFIQQLIYEHETNKRDRSLFIWSLIVLEEWFRQNDM
- a CDS encoding glycosyltransferase produces the protein MRRVYLEITPFFPTKESFRGPYIYDQVKAIERNSDFEVVVVKVVSAFSNEEAVYEYQGVKVYNFKVLDIPSSILPGLFHKINLMRFERFLKERVGLLPKQIAFIHSHVAYPAGAIGADFGRKHRIKNFIQHHGLDVMQLSNGRLLKGKAREWNNSFIKNRFLKSVNGTDLNIGVSQKVLDELQKIEGFSNSNTYVLYNGVNTKKFFKKEVEKDYRFTIGCIGNFWKIKDQITLLKALNILVNEKGIENIKVIFVGSGPTLEECKSYVQQKSLNNFVQFQNEIDHTELNDFYNSLDLFVLPSYYEALGCVYTEALQVGIPVIAVKGQGIEELIKNGDRDTFLIDKSDTIQMSKLIHNFFEKNSVPTISYKLDIDSFISTFVNEIKRV
- a CDS encoding mannosyltransferase B — protein: MRQLNIIAPTIKTGGGKELLLYLVEYVQKEYPEVQVTLFANNAICNEIQTSNIKIIQVNRIVDVIKLHGKPLSNALYFGNLPPYRKTKNSAVFFHNRYLLLSFKEVCSLPNNNIINKFKDIIRQIYIKLFIKNVSFVACQNKTVQKQFITKYGYKNVKVMPFFRVCPKPRSQMEKNFDFCYISIAHPHKNHLNLLKALELLALDGLALSIALTIEKNRSDLIEKIEKINEIGNVKIENFGVVSKHEVCKIYKKSRCLIFPSTSESFGLPLVEASLLGLDIIASDLPFTFEVIEPTDTFDPGSFEDIAETIRKYLKNSKSASQKKSTSKVNNNIEKLIESVMR
- a CDS encoding alpha-2,3-sialyltransferase, whose product is MKKPIVRAVVPENIRNKYHRMVEYKKYQKLRNTPDNTYKRFDETQSIFIHIPKAAGISTIKSLYGERANGIGHRPYTHFIFVYGEKAYNRYFKFSFVRNPWDRLYSAYKFLKKGGISEPDVIFNETTLINYDTFESFVMEWVNAENVQTYFHFIPQYQFIYSPEFELMVDFVGRFENLNEDYEKIREKIGTGEHLKHLNKTKDKKENDYREVYTPEMAEKVAEVYKKDIELFGYSF
- a CDS encoding polysaccharide deacetylase gives rise to the protein MGIKQFIKNGYLHIGNFLYENRSSKVIYYHDLHDKDSFTPMSTPVDLFKKHLDIIAMNDYDIVKSIDKNDLQLEITFDDGFRGLYENFSIFIDRNIPVKLFTVTSFIGKNGYLTDYELKNMYDTGLLSIGSHTHTHSDLEILTKDQIYDELKRSKEILGDMLNCEVDTLCYPRGRFNDTAVECAKDLGYSKQYTCLPGNYFEHFREGLINRSLVQAASDKEFQKILNGADKVFYKRYLKQHYHPES